From Acinetobacter suaedae, one genomic window encodes:
- the nuoG gene encoding NADH-quinone oxidoreductase subunit NuoG, with translation MATIHVDGKSYEVNGSENLLQACLSLGIDIPYFCWHPSLGSVGSCRQCAVTQYANPEDTRGRLVMSCMTPAADNTYISIEDKEATEFRASIVEFLMTNHPHDCPVCEEGGHCHLQDMTVMTQHDRRRYRFTKRTHHNQELGSFIAHEMNRCIACYRCVRYYKDYAGGTDFGVYANASRVYFGRPESGTLESEFSGNLTEVCPTGVFTDKTHSARYNRKWDMQYAPSVCFGCSSGCNISPGERYGEIRRVENRFNGSVNQYFLCDKGRFGTGYVNREDRPRQPQFRNGETVATVSVDQALDQVIAQLKGKKVLGIGSPRASLESNYALRQLVGQDNYSTGMSQKEQNLVELAASIMQTQGIYNPNMREIESYDAVLILGEDLTQTAPRMALSVRQAAKNKAKEMAAKTRTPDWLAEPVQRIGQEAKSPIYILAATQTRLADVATGEVVASPNDIARLGFAVAAAVKGETVSGLDDDAKAFAQTIADTLKVAKKPLIISGTSLQDPAIMEAAAQVAQNLGENAGLSLTVPEVNSMGLALLGGLSLEQAFAQDYDAVVVVENDLTRRIPVAQVKAALDKAETVIVLDHSETETLKLADIVLSAASFAEGDGTVVSQEGRAQRFYQVYDPSYYKPEYAIKESWRWLHAVETGLKGKAVDWTLLDDVIDDIVKNVPVLEAIQDVAPDAGYRIHGLKIAREPRRYSGRTAMRAPLSVHEPKQPTDPDSALTFSMEGYVGNQTASSLVPFAWSAGWNSPQAWNKYQDEVGGHLKGGDSGVRLFDRLAKRPARSYVAPTAVVVNPESFRLVPMHHIFGSGEFTIKTPAMESRIPEAMFAVAEQDATRLNVQDGQRITIKAGETSISLPVQVIEYLPTGYIGYPIGLAPTVSLAEPVSVAVGV, from the coding sequence ATGGCTACAATTCATGTCGATGGAAAATCGTATGAAGTCAACGGCTCAGAAAACTTGCTACAAGCATGTCTTAGCCTTGGCATCGATATCCCGTATTTTTGTTGGCACCCATCCTTAGGTTCTGTTGGTTCTTGTCGTCAATGTGCGGTAACTCAATACGCGAATCCTGAGGACACACGTGGGCGTTTGGTGATGTCTTGTATGACACCTGCCGCTGACAATACTTATATTTCGATCGAAGATAAAGAAGCAACAGAGTTTCGTGCATCGATTGTTGAATTCTTGATGACGAACCACCCACATGACTGTCCAGTTTGTGAAGAAGGTGGTCACTGTCATTTACAAGATATGACGGTGATGACACAGCATGATCGTCGTCGCTATCGCTTTACTAAACGTACCCATCATAACCAAGAGTTAGGTTCGTTTATTGCGCATGAGATGAACCGTTGTATCGCATGTTATCGTTGTGTGCGTTACTACAAAGACTATGCAGGCGGTACAGACTTTGGTGTGTACGCCAATGCTTCACGTGTTTACTTTGGTCGTCCAGAATCAGGTACTTTAGAATCAGAATTCTCTGGTAACTTGACAGAAGTCTGCCCAACAGGTGTGTTTACTGATAAGACACATTCAGCACGTTATAACCGTAAGTGGGACATGCAGTATGCGCCAAGTGTCTGTTTTGGTTGCTCTTCTGGCTGTAACATTTCTCCGGGTGAGCGTTATGGCGAAATCCGTCGTGTTGAAAACCGTTTTAATGGTTCAGTCAATCAATACTTCCTTTGTGATAAAGGTCGTTTTGGTACGGGTTATGTCAATCGTGAAGATCGTCCACGTCAACCTCAATTCCGTAATGGTGAAACTGTAGCAACCGTGAGTGTTGATCAAGCTCTTGATCAAGTGATTGCGCAGCTTAAAGGTAAGAAAGTTTTAGGTATTGGTTCTCCTCGCGCAAGCTTGGAATCAAACTACGCACTTCGCCAACTTGTTGGTCAAGATAACTATTCAACAGGTATGTCTCAAAAAGAGCAGAACTTGGTTGAGTTAGCTGCTTCAATCATGCAAACACAGGGTATCTATAACCCAAACATGCGTGAAATTGAAAGCTATGATGCCGTGTTGATCTTGGGTGAGGACTTAACGCAAACTGCGCCACGTATGGCTTTGTCGGTTCGCCAAGCTGCGAAAAATAAAGCGAAAGAAATGGCTGCTAAAACGCGTACACCTGACTGGTTGGCAGAACCTGTACAACGTATTGGTCAAGAAGCGAAGTCACCGATTTATATCCTTGCTGCGACACAAACGCGTTTAGCGGATGTGGCAACAGGTGAGGTCGTTGCATCTCCAAATGATATTGCACGTTTAGGTTTTGCGGTTGCTGCTGCAGTTAAAGGTGAAACAGTATCTGGTCTTGACGATGATGCTAAAGCATTTGCACAAACCATTGCTGATACCTTAAAAGTTGCGAAAAAGCCATTGATTATCTCTGGTACCAGCTTACAAGATCCAGCAATCATGGAAGCTGCTGCACAAGTTGCGCAGAATCTAGGTGAAAATGCGGGCTTATCATTGACAGTTCCTGAAGTGAACTCAATGGGCTTAGCATTATTGGGTGGCTTAAGCTTAGAACAAGCGTTTGCACAAGATTATGATGCAGTGGTTGTAGTTGAAAATGACTTAACTCGTCGTATCCCAGTTGCTCAAGTCAAAGCTGCATTGGATAAAGCTGAAACTGTGATTGTATTGGATCACAGCGAAACTGAAACCTTGAAACTTGCAGATATTGTTCTTTCTGCTGCAAGTTTTGCGGAAGGTGACGGAACTGTAGTCAGTCAAGAAGGACGTGCACAACGCTTCTATCAAGTGTATGACCCAAGCTACTACAAGCCTGAATATGCAATCAAAGAATCTTGGCGTTGGTTACATGCCGTTGAGACAGGTCTTAAAGGCAAAGCTGTAGATTGGACACTTCTTGATGATGTGATTGATGACATCGTGAAAAATGTTCCTGTGCTTGAAGCGATTCAAGATGTTGCACCGGATGCGGGCTATCGTATTCACGGTTTGAAGATTGCACGTGAACCACGTCGTTATTCTGGTCGTACTGCAATGCGTGCGCCGTTATCGGTTCACGAACCGAAACAACCGACTGATCCTGACTCGGCATTAACCTTCTCGATGGAAGGTTATGTGGGGAATCAGACAGCATCTTCACTGGTACCTTTCGCATGGTCTGCGGGCTGGAACTCACCACAAGCTTGGAACAAATACCAGGATGAAGTGGGTGGTCACTTAAAAGGTGGTGATTCAGGTGTTCGTTTATTCGATCGTTTAGCCAAGCGTCCAGCACGTAGCTATGTTGCACCGACAGCAGTTGTTGTGAATCCTGAAAGTTTCCGTCTCGTACCAATGCACCATATTTTTGGTTCTGGTGAGTTCACGATTAAAACGCCTGCGATGGAATCTCGTATTCCTGAAGCGATGTTTGCAGTGGCTGAACAAGATGCGACACGTTTAAATGTTCAAGATGGTCAACGTATTACGATTAAAGCGGGTGAGACCAGTATTAGCTTACCTGTACAAGTGATCGAATATTTACCAACGGGTTATATTGGTTATCCAATTGGTTTAGCACCAACGGTTTCATTGGCTGAGCCTGTGTCTGTGGCAGTAGGAGTGTAA